A stretch of the Mesorhizobium huakuii genome encodes the following:
- a CDS encoding ABC transporter permease yields the protein MDLPFLYETLLKLLTGVPLTLQLAMSSVGLGAVLAVMLALARLSGLRLLAWPASFYVFIFRSTPLLVQIFLIYHGFGQFHAVRTSFLWPLLREPYWCALIALTLNTAAYSSEIVRGALLSVPSGQIEAARACGMSSFTLQRRIVFPLALRHALPGYGNEFILMIKSTALASIITLMEVTGLAAQLISESFRAIEILIVAAAIYLSMNFVVTRLVQWAEYTLSAELRPPPAAASGQGATL from the coding sequence ATGGATCTTCCGTTCCTGTACGAGACATTGCTGAAGCTGCTGACCGGGGTGCCACTGACATTGCAGCTCGCAATGTCCTCCGTCGGGCTGGGCGCCGTTCTGGCCGTCATGCTCGCTTTGGCGCGGTTGTCAGGTCTGCGGCTCCTGGCTTGGCCCGCGTCATTCTACGTCTTCATCTTCCGCTCCACGCCGCTGCTGGTGCAGATTTTCCTGATCTATCATGGTTTTGGCCAGTTCCATGCCGTGCGGACCAGTTTTCTCTGGCCTCTCCTGCGCGAACCCTATTGGTGCGCGCTCATCGCCCTGACCTTGAACACCGCCGCCTATTCCAGCGAGATCGTTCGCGGTGCGTTGCTGTCGGTTCCATCCGGCCAGATCGAGGCCGCGCGGGCCTGCGGCATGTCGAGCTTCACGCTCCAACGCCGCATCGTCTTCCCGCTTGCCTTGCGCCACGCTCTGCCGGGCTACGGCAACGAATTCATCCTGATGATCAAATCGACGGCACTGGCCTCCATCATCACGCTGATGGAGGTGACCGGCCTGGCGGCGCAGCTCATTTCCGAATCCTTCCGCGCCATCGAAATCCTGATCGTGGCGGCCGCGATCTATCTGTCCATGAATTTCGTCGTCACGCGCCTCGTCCAGTGGGCCGAATATACGCTGAGCGCCGAGTTGAGACCGCCTCCGGCGGCGGCATCCGGGCAAGGAGCAACCTTATGA
- a CDS encoding cytochrome c oxidase subunit II — MAIALVLVLIVVGSVLFHFLSPWWWTPIASNWDYIDHTIIITFWITGVVFAAVVLFMAYCVFRFRHKEGNRAAYEPENKRLESWLTIVTAVGVTSLLVPGLFVWSRFVNVPSDATEIEVIGQQWQWSFRLPGKDGKLGTSDTRDVSADNPLGVIPGDPNGQDDVVVEAADLHLPVGKPVKVLLRSIDVLHDFYIPEFRAKMDMIPGSVTYFWFTPTRTGSFQVLCAELCGQGHPLMHGVVMVDTEQDYLAWLGQQQTFAQLSAPQKTGSADQTPGRTMPSGLKVAAQLETVGSR, encoded by the coding sequence ATGGCCATTGCGCTTGTACTCGTTTTGATCGTCGTGGGCTCGGTGCTGTTCCACTTCCTGAGCCCATGGTGGTGGACGCCGATTGCCTCGAACTGGGACTATATCGACCACACCATCATCATCACGTTCTGGATCACCGGCGTCGTCTTCGCCGCCGTCGTTCTCTTCATGGCCTATTGTGTGTTCCGCTTCCGGCACAAGGAAGGCAACCGCGCCGCCTACGAACCGGAGAACAAGCGGCTGGAATCGTGGCTGACGATCGTCACCGCGGTCGGCGTAACCTCCTTGCTGGTTCCTGGCCTCTTCGTCTGGAGCCGCTTCGTCAACGTTCCGAGCGACGCCACCGAGATCGAGGTCATCGGCCAGCAATGGCAGTGGAGCTTCCGCTTGCCTGGCAAGGACGGCAAGCTCGGCACGTCGGACACCCGCGACGTATCAGCTGACAACCCGCTCGGCGTCATCCCCGGCGATCCCAACGGCCAGGACGATGTCGTGGTCGAAGCGGCGGACCTGCATCTGCCGGTCGGCAAGCCGGTCAAGGTGCTGCTGCGCTCGATCGACGTGCTGCACGATTTCTACATACCGGAATTCCGCGCCAAGATGGACATGATCCCGGGTTCGGTCACCTATTTCTGGTTCACCCCGACCAGGACCGGAAGCTTCCAGGTCCTGTGCGCCGAACTATGTGGCCAGGGCCATCCCCTGATGCACGGCGTGGTCATGGTCGACACCGAACAGGACTACCTGGCCTGGCTCGGCCAGCAGCAGACTTTCGCGCAACTGTCGGCGCCCCAGAAAACAGGCTCGGCAGACCAGACGCCGGGCAGGACGATGCCGTCGGGTTTGAAGGTTGCAGCACAGCTCGAAACGGTCGGGTCTCGCTGA
- a CDS encoding LysR substrate-binding domain-containing protein translates to MKYKQLEAFRAVMEAGTVTGASEVLHIAQPSVSAHISNLEHALKIPLFIRRAGRLVPTAEAMLLNEEVGRIVKGMARIRRLAGDIGQLEAGRLMIGVYPALASIVLPRFLKSFAGLHPKARMGIFPAASLRITELTANKEIDLGLIQMPVVDPAIACDLIFQTECVCVAPLDHAFANDSVIFAPQLERQEFIALGREDRTRQDIERILDHAGVAVDHRFETPFADTACALVAQGLGVSIVDPFSATRWAGKLTIRPFSPGLLCDIYMVRNRAQVSSMLQQAFEREFRTALEENVSGGARLF, encoded by the coding sequence ATGAAGTACAAGCAGCTTGAAGCATTTCGAGCCGTCATGGAGGCAGGAACGGTCACCGGCGCGAGCGAGGTTCTGCATATCGCCCAGCCTTCGGTCAGCGCGCATATCTCGAACCTGGAACATGCGTTGAAAATCCCGCTCTTCATTCGTCGGGCGGGACGTCTGGTTCCGACGGCGGAAGCCATGCTTCTCAATGAAGAGGTCGGGCGGATCGTCAAGGGAATGGCGAGGATACGGCGCCTGGCTGGAGACATCGGGCAGTTGGAAGCCGGGCGGCTTATGATCGGTGTCTATCCGGCGCTTGCCAGCATCGTCTTGCCGCGTTTCCTGAAGTCGTTTGCTGGTCTCCACCCGAAGGCGCGCATGGGCATCTTTCCGGCGGCTTCGCTGCGGATCACGGAATTGACGGCAAACAAGGAGATCGACCTCGGTCTCATTCAGATGCCGGTGGTCGATCCCGCCATCGCCTGCGATCTGATTTTCCAGACGGAATGCGTGTGTGTGGCGCCGCTCGACCATGCATTCGCCAATGACAGCGTGATTTTCGCGCCCCAGCTGGAAAGGCAGGAATTCATTGCGCTCGGCCGCGAGGACCGCACGCGACAGGACATAGAGCGTATCCTGGATCATGCCGGCGTTGCCGTCGACCATCGTTTCGAAACACCTTTCGCCGATACCGCATGCGCGCTGGTCGCGCAGGGCCTCGGCGTGTCGATCGTCGACCCGTTCTCGGCGACTCGATGGGCCGGCAAGTTGACGATACGTCCCTTCAGTCCCGGTCTTCTCTGCGACATCTACATGGTCAGAAACAGGGCTCAGGTCTCGTCCATGCTGCAACAGGCGTTCGAGCGGGAATTCCGAACCGCACTCGAGGAGAATGTTAGCGGAGGCGCACGCTTATTCTAG
- a CDS encoding ABC transporter permease: MTASDFVLGFGEAGWGAALLQAAMMTLAVASTGYAFGLLVGSFGAWAKIKGGVLPRLIADAYTTVLRGIPDILVIYLFYFGSSAVLTPLAGLFGISGFVSLPGFMAGALAIGLVSGAYQAEIMRGAYRAVSPGEIEAAIAAGMSRLTMFRRIIAPLVLRHALPGLGNVWQLVLKESALVSVTGLVEILRQAQIGAGSTGQPFTFFFAAAVLYLAISSFSTWLLRRTEARLTIGARRA, encoded by the coding sequence ATGACAGCCTCCGATTTCGTTCTGGGATTTGGCGAAGCCGGCTGGGGAGCGGCACTGCTTCAAGCCGCGATGATGACGCTTGCCGTGGCATCGACCGGCTACGCCTTCGGCCTCCTGGTGGGAAGCTTCGGCGCGTGGGCAAAGATCAAAGGCGGCGTTCTTCCACGCTTGATCGCCGATGCCTACACCACCGTGCTTCGCGGCATACCCGACATTCTCGTCATCTATCTCTTCTACTTCGGTTCAAGCGCGGTCCTGACACCGCTGGCCGGCCTGTTCGGCATTTCGGGTTTCGTCAGCCTGCCGGGCTTCATGGCCGGTGCGCTGGCGATTGGGCTGGTGTCCGGCGCCTATCAGGCCGAGATCATGCGCGGCGCCTATCGCGCGGTTTCGCCTGGAGAGATCGAGGCGGCGATCGCCGCCGGCATGTCCCGCCTGACGATGTTTCGCCGCATCATCGCGCCGCTGGTGCTGCGGCACGCCCTGCCAGGTCTCGGCAATGTGTGGCAGCTGGTGCTCAAGGAATCCGCACTCGTCTCGGTCACCGGGCTCGTGGAAATCCTGCGGCAGGCGCAGATCGGCGCCGGATCGACTGGCCAGCCCTTCACCTTCTTCTTCGCCGCCGCGGTCCTGTATCTGGCCATTTCGTCGTTCTCGACATGGCTTCTGCGGCGGACCGAGGCGCGGCTGACAATCGGCGCGAGGCGGGCCTGA
- a CDS encoding transporter substrate-binding domain-containing protein, whose translation MIRNIILAAAVSLAGLYSNGEASAQDALHIRIATEGAYAPWNYTLPDGTLAGYEIDLAKELCKRMQAQCEVVAQNWDGMLPALNAGKFDAIIASMGVTPEREKVAAFSDPYSTAPNAFLALKGSGLAQALPWHDKFDLRDKASGSKDIVEKLDAALKGKVLGIQGSTTAGKFVDEYLKDAVTVRSYKTQDEANLDLLAGRIDLTMANITVLAEALKKPDMAEAELVGPTFLLASGTSVALRKSDTALKDKFNTAIHAVNADGFNKALTEKMVRRRYLCEELKRTSASASRLFAIVAS comes from the coding sequence ATGATCAGAAATATCATCCTGGCAGCGGCTGTATCGCTGGCTGGCCTTTACTCAAATGGTGAGGCGTCGGCGCAGGACGCGCTCCACATCCGCATCGCAACCGAAGGCGCCTATGCGCCGTGGAACTATACGCTCCCGGACGGCACGCTTGCCGGTTATGAGATCGATCTTGCCAAGGAATTGTGCAAGCGCATGCAGGCGCAATGCGAAGTCGTCGCGCAGAACTGGGATGGGATGCTACCGGCGCTGAACGCCGGAAAATTCGATGCGATCATCGCCTCCATGGGCGTAACGCCCGAAAGGGAGAAAGTGGCCGCGTTTTCGGATCCATACTCGACCGCGCCCAACGCTTTCCTGGCATTGAAGGGCAGCGGCTTGGCGCAGGCCCTGCCCTGGCATGACAAATTCGATCTCCGCGACAAGGCCTCCGGATCAAAGGACATTGTCGAAAAGCTCGACGCAGCACTCAAGGGAAAAGTCCTCGGCATCCAGGGATCGACGACGGCAGGCAAATTTGTCGACGAGTATCTGAAGGACGCGGTCACGGTCAGATCCTACAAGACGCAGGATGAGGCCAATCTCGATCTTCTGGCGGGTCGCATAGATCTCACAATGGCCAACATCACGGTTCTCGCCGAGGCGCTGAAAAAGCCTGACATGGCTGAGGCGGAACTCGTGGGACCAACTTTTCTCCTGGCCAGCGGGACAAGCGTGGCCTTGCGCAAGAGCGACACCGCTTTGAAGGACAAGTTCAATACCGCCATCCATGCGGTCAACGCCGACGGTTTCAACAAGGCGCTGACGGAAAAAATGGTTCGGCGTCGATATCTCTGTGAAGAATTGAAACGAACGAGCGCGAGCGCTTCGCGTCTTTTCGCGATCGTCGCCTCTTGA
- a CDS encoding GntR family transcriptional regulator translates to MAGAAFRKPGVEIVPLSRETLQDRVYRHVTELILDGSIVPGEMVTVQSLADAFGVSPMPVREALRRLTAANALMVVSGRSIGIPALSRARLVDLRNVRFEIEAIAAAWAAERIDDQGIAQLGQHLAALEQANAAGDVKSYLRANYAFHFSIYRAAGSENILNIIENLWLQISPYFNMLHDSGNYSTANEHHQAMYAALRNRDAEAVRQAIRADIDAAFDVLVDLLK, encoded by the coding sequence ATGGCCGGAGCGGCGTTCAGGAAGCCTGGTGTCGAGATCGTGCCCCTGTCCAGGGAGACCCTGCAGGACAGGGTCTATCGCCATGTCACCGAATTGATCCTCGACGGCAGCATCGTGCCTGGCGAGATGGTGACGGTGCAAAGTCTCGCCGACGCCTTCGGAGTCAGCCCGATGCCGGTCCGGGAGGCGTTGCGGCGGCTGACGGCGGCCAACGCCTTGATGGTTGTTTCAGGCCGCTCGATCGGCATCCCGGCACTCAGCCGCGCGCGCCTGGTCGATCTCCGGAATGTCCGCTTCGAAATCGAGGCGATCGCTGCCGCCTGGGCGGCCGAACGCATCGACGACCAAGGCATCGCGCAGCTTGGCCAGCACCTGGCTGCCCTAGAACAGGCCAATGCGGCGGGAGACGTCAAATCCTATCTCAGAGCCAACTACGCCTTTCACTTCTCCATCTACCGGGCGGCAGGCTCGGAAAACATCCTCAACATCATCGAGAATTTGTGGCTGCAGATCAGCCCCTATTTCAACATGCTGCACGACTCCGGAAACTATTCGACCGCCAACGAGCACCATCAGGCGATGTATGCGGCGCTACGCAACCGCGACGCCGAAGCCGTCCGCCAGGCGATTCGTGCCGATATCGACGCTGCCTTCGACGTCCTGGTCGACCTGCTGAAATAG
- a CDS encoding NAD(P)/FAD-dependent oxidoreductase: MTTQATASEIVIVGGGIYGASLAYELAQAGRTVTLLEANDIAAGASGGSGERGVRANGRDLRELPMATVSFPLWARYQEQFEGGVGYRRIGGLHLFNIPHGAHEHEVRGTMEAMAMTQNALGVPSQLLSRDETLEREPELSGDLIGSVYCQNDGVCDHAFATRAFAEQARKAGVSLRTGTRVTEILHDKGRATGVRLASGEVVPVGEKLVLLANNGVLPLLKPVLQPQEIMPVISLMPQMMFVTNPHGKKINHLLGHAHRKLSVKQLQDGTLMLSGGQSVAHTPEGHWKGSLSSVALGLTDAIATLPFIDESAFLKVDASRVESCVIDGIPIVDTPAALHNTIYGFAWTGHGFAIALGFAKYLTEWIVSGEKPQALEVFSGKRFQAPRSN; encoded by the coding sequence ATGACCACACAGGCCACCGCGTCTGAAATCGTGATCGTCGGAGGCGGCATCTACGGTGCGAGCCTCGCCTATGAACTGGCGCAGGCCGGCAGGACCGTCACGCTGCTCGAGGCCAACGACATCGCGGCCGGCGCATCGGGCGGCTCCGGCGAACGGGGCGTGCGGGCAAACGGCCGCGACTTGCGCGAACTGCCGATGGCGACTGTCAGCTTCCCGCTCTGGGCCAGATATCAGGAACAGTTCGAAGGCGGCGTCGGCTACCGCCGGATCGGCGGCCTTCATCTCTTCAACATCCCGCATGGCGCTCACGAGCATGAAGTGCGCGGCACCATGGAAGCCATGGCCATGACACAGAACGCGCTTGGCGTTCCTTCCCAACTCCTCAGCCGGGACGAAACGCTGGAACGTGAGCCGGAATTGTCGGGGGATCTGATCGGTTCGGTCTACTGCCAGAATGACGGCGTGTGCGATCACGCCTTCGCCACGCGGGCCTTCGCCGAACAGGCGCGCAAGGCTGGGGTGAGCTTGCGCACAGGCACGCGCGTCACCGAAATCCTCCACGACAAAGGCAGGGCAACGGGTGTGAGGCTGGCGAGTGGGGAGGTTGTGCCGGTTGGCGAGAAACTCGTTCTCCTTGCCAACAATGGCGTGCTGCCGCTGCTAAAACCGGTTCTCCAGCCGCAGGAAATCATGCCTGTCATCAGCTTGATGCCGCAGATGATGTTCGTCACCAACCCGCACGGCAAGAAGATCAATCACCTTCTCGGTCACGCTCACCGCAAGCTGTCGGTGAAGCAGCTTCAGGATGGCACGTTGATGCTTTCAGGCGGCCAGAGCGTTGCCCATACGCCGGAGGGCCATTGGAAGGGATCGCTCAGTTCCGTAGCTCTCGGCCTGACCGATGCCATCGCAACTTTGCCCTTCATCGATGAGTCCGCCTTCCTGAAGGTCGATGCTTCCCGCGTCGAGAGTTGTGTGATTGACGGTATCCCGATCGTCGACACGCCTGCTGCCTTGCACAACACCATCTATGGGTTCGCCTGGACCGGCCATGGCTTCGCCATCGCCCTTGGCTTCGCCAAATACCTTACCGAGTGGATCGTCAGCGGTGAAAAGCCGCAAGCGCTCGAGGTCTTTTCGGGAAAACGATTTCAGGCGCCGCGTTCCAACTAG